AAAATTATCTTTATTTATTGACAGCAGCATTTTTGATCACAGTAATAATCTCGAGTATAACAATCTACCAATGTTGGTATCAACCTTCAGATCGGCAAGATAAAGACATCATATTTCAAACATCAACCCTACTCGCCTTATTAGAAGGAGACTACGACGGAAACATGACCTACGGAGAACTGAGGGAGTATGGCGACTTTGGGCTGGGAACCTTTGACGGCCTCGATGGAGAGATGATCGGTTTAGAGGGCGAGTTCTACCAAGTAAAAGTAGATGGAGTAGCATATCCTGTCAACGATTCGATGAAAACACCCTTCGCTGTGGTGACCTTCTTTGAAGTCGACAGCACTATCTTACTCGAAGATTCGGTGAACTATACTCAATTGGAACAGTATCTGGACGACCAGCTCCCAAAGGAAGATTTCATATACTCCTTCAAGATAGACGGAATCTTCGAGTACATCAAGGCAAGGAGCGTCCCAAATCAGGTTAAACCATACCCTCCCCTAAGTGAAGTGATAAAGAACCAGACGATCTTCGAGTTCTATGATGTATCCGGAACGATGGTCGGGTTCCGGTTTCCAGATACATTCGGAGTAGGTTCTGGTTCCGGCGACGAGATATATTTTTATTTTTAAAATATTCCATAACTTGAAAAGAGAGTAAAATTCAGTCAAAAACAAATAAATGAATATAACAATTTTATGATAAATTCTTAATGAGAGGTTCATCAATCACGGTATTTTCGTCACCAAACACAGTGAATTTGTTATATTGTATTGTTGGATAATTTCATTAGGGATTTTTCATAATTTACAATTACATAATTCTTGCCTTTCTGAGTTATCGTATGTCCTTCATCTTCTAGGAACTTTTTCTGCCCTTCTACTCCTCCAGGATATTTCGGATTTATGACGCCACCAGCTTTGAGGGTACGCCAGTAAGGAGTAGTATCCTTGACATTTTGTTGTTTTTGTTCTTCAGCAGCACCAGCAGCGACCCGAGCAAAAATACCAGTAGTTATAGGACAACTGATTGTTGCATTATGTTTTTTCGCTAATATTTCACGAATCTGGTTAATGGTGATAAGTTTACCTTTCGGTACTTTCTTCATCAATTCATCTACTTCCAAAGGTGCTGGAATGACAACTGTTCCAGTGCCCCATCTTTTGCTCATTTTTTTAGTGATTTTTTCCACTCTCGGAAAATCCTTACTATCGTGCAGCTTCTCAATCCAGCTCTTCTTTTTCTTTACCATAACTTTTTCCTTCTATTATCTAAGATTGATATTAATCTATAATAAAAATAAATTTTCTTAAGAAGTAAATAGATGCCTCCTATTTACCTGAAACCTGTAATTAATAGATAATAATTCCATATTTTGACTTCTCAATATTTTTTCTTAACATGGCATATGGGTGGCGTCATAAATCCTACTAATTTTCACTCACTACTTATAATCCCTAATCGATTATAGATGAAACCAATCAGCAAACATAAGACCCATGATAGGATTAAGGAAATTGCTAAATTGTATTCAAAGGGGAGCCAAAGAGGAATGTATAGCCCAAATACGAATAAAATCAACCATAAAATTATACCATAAAATATAGCTTTACTCCAGTAATTTTTACCAGGGATACGATCGTAAAAGAAGGCGAATATGATTCCAAAGATCAAACCAATTAAAATTCCTAAAATGAAACTTGAGATTGGTCCTATGATCAATAAACCATTATAATATTCTTCTACAGTAATTTGAGAATCCGATAAAGTTTCAAGATACATTAGTATTTCAGATAGTACCTCTTCTTTAGATAATGTGTATGTCAAATAAACTAGAAATGCTGTAATTGCACCATAAATTATTCCTGAAATTCCACCAGCTTTAGCTCCAGTTTTAACTTTTCCCAATAACTTTCCCTTAGAATTAAAGGAAAAACTGCATAATATAAGTTCTTGGAGATCTATCAAGAATTGCAGCAGAAGCTGAAATTTACGTGGAGTATTCTACAAACGAAATAGTAGCTGTTGAAGATGATTTAACACAAAAATTATGCTAAATTTCAGATGATTTAAAACACAAGCCTCATTAATGTAGGAATAAATATAATAATGATCTCAGATAATTACTGCTTGTCGTTATTATAATTTTTATTCAACCATTTCCAAGAGAGAATAACATCCTTCACATCTAACTCTAAGTTTCTCTATTGGCAGTTTGACATGATAGCGCCCATACCATTGTGCACCAGTTAAGATACCACTCTCATCAGAATAGGTATAAAGTTTGACACTCTGATTACATTTAGGGCATGCCATCGTCTCTATTTTAGGTGTATCTACAACTCTCATCTTTTTCAAATTCTTATTTCACCTCTAAATATTTTAATCTAATATCCAATATTTATTAATAAATCTATGAACGGGTTTATTAGAATCGCTAGGAATGGG
The nucleotide sequence above comes from Candidatus Methylarchaceae archaeon HK02M2. Encoded proteins:
- a CDS encoding MGMT family protein, coding for MVKKKKSWIEKLHDSKDFPRVEKITKKMSKRWGTGTVVIPAPLEVDELMKKVPKGKLITINQIREILAKKHNATISCPITTGIFARVAAGAAEEQKQQNVKDTTPYWRTLKAGGVINPKYPGGVEGQKKFLEDEGHTITQKGKNYVIVNYEKSLMKLSNNTI
- the budA gene encoding acetolactate decarboxylase, translated to NYLYLLTAAFLITVIISSITIYQCWYQPSDRQDKDIIFQTSTLLALLEGDYDGNMTYGELREYGDFGLGTFDGLDGEMIGLEGEFYQVKVDGVAYPVNDSMKTPFAVVTFFEVDSTILLEDSVNYTQLEQYLDDQLPKEDFIYSFKIDGIFEYIKARSVPNQVKPYPPLSEVIKNQTIFEFYDVSGTMVGFRFPDTFGVGSGSGDEIYFYF